The following coding sequences are from one Acipenser ruthenus chromosome 7, fAciRut3.2 maternal haplotype, whole genome shotgun sequence window:
- the LOC117415224 gene encoding uncharacterized protein LOC117415224 isoform X3 translates to MSLLDNLIRMLWLPLLRRDTKAHCHRRDWPQRTEFSVGRNNVKWEPLVDPRKVLMPPLHIKLGLMKQFVRALDKESAAFKYLQDFFPKLSEAKVKAGVFVGPQIKKILECNEFPKKLTSKEKAAWNSFVAVVQGFLGNHKAENYVELVETLVKNYGTMGCRMSLKVHILDAHLDKFKENMGAYSEEQGERFHQDILDFERRYQGQYNENMMGDYIWGLIRESDLQYNRKSRKTTHF, encoded by the exons ATGTCTCTGTTGGATAATTTAATACGGATGCTATGGTTACCTTTATTACG cagggacaccaaggcgcactgccacaggcgggactggccacagcggaccgagttctctgtggggaggaacaacgtcaagtgggagccactggtggacccccggaaggtgctgatgccaccactgcacatcaaattgggccttatgaaacaatttgtcagagctctagataaggagtcggcagccttcaagtaccttcaagacttcttccctaagctgtctgaggcaaaggtcaaagccggtgtcttcgtcggaccacagataaagaagatcctggagtgcaatgaattccccaagaagctcactagtaaagagaaagcggcttggaacagctttgtcgcagtggttcagggcttcctgggcaatcacaaggccgaaaactatgtggagctggttgagactctggtgaagaactacggcacaatgggctgtaggatgtccctcaaagtccatatccttgatgctcatcttgataaattcaaggagaacatgggagcgtactcggaggagcaaggcgagcgcttccaccaggatatactggactttgaacgccgctaccaaggacagtataacgagaacatgatgggagactacatttgggggctgattcgtgaaagtgatttacagtataatcgtaaatctcgaaaaactactcacttctaa